The following coding sequences are from one Candidatus Nitrohelix vancouverensis window:
- a CDS encoding cytochrome C produces MLPEQHDILWSYLTIMFSLFSLYVFINVIQHSRERETVNGKLWGSIFGAGFVLNMFLTVHMFDLVQADQMAFVPWQVLAVLITLLVWGMFFKNENIQNQSPPIIRGAFFWCTVSILLAGYSNWLPQQRSDPPPKAAAISDDITMEQFVDMGRVIVYGAKQVAGQKSIGKGQCPLCHTFDPADHMGRCPNLFGIGERAETRVKEDRYATSPVAIGETEPATGVVKGAPDQVDEAYRRSGSPDLIGEDYLRESLMCPSCYVVEGFGGDGDTKSPMPVISKPPISLTPVELNAVIAFLQSMDTPGDFSKVTVPLPTAQAEAPAEDSGSDEEAPTFVTGNEPVEEIINTLGCPLCHVIPGVEGALGALGPPLHEATNAPNRIKDPNYKGKATNTKEYVRESILDPSAFVVFNEEAGEPYADGLMPQDFKNKLSVQAIDKLVDFISQTKAEG; encoded by the coding sequence ATGCTACCAGAACAGCATGACATCCTATGGTCTTACCTGACGATCATGTTTTCGCTGTTCTCCCTCTATGTGTTCATTAACGTGATTCAACATAGCAGGGAGAGGGAAACGGTTAACGGTAAGCTCTGGGGTTCTATTTTCGGAGCTGGTTTTGTGCTCAATATGTTTCTGACCGTCCACATGTTTGATTTGGTTCAGGCTGACCAAATGGCATTTGTTCCGTGGCAGGTGTTGGCGGTGTTAATAACCTTGCTGGTCTGGGGGATGTTCTTTAAGAACGAGAACATTCAAAATCAATCCCCTCCAATCATTCGCGGGGCGTTCTTCTGGTGTACGGTTTCGATTCTGCTCGCGGGTTACAGCAACTGGTTGCCGCAGCAGCGCTCGGATCCACCGCCAAAAGCGGCCGCGATCAGTGATGACATCACTATGGAGCAATTTGTAGACATGGGTCGCGTCATTGTATATGGCGCGAAACAGGTCGCAGGTCAGAAGTCGATTGGTAAAGGCCAGTGTCCTTTGTGTCATACCTTTGATCCTGCGGATCACATGGGTCGATGTCCGAACCTGTTCGGTATTGGCGAGAGGGCTGAGACGCGTGTTAAAGAAGATAGATATGCGACAAGTCCGGTAGCTATCGGAGAGACAGAGCCTGCGACGGGTGTTGTTAAAGGCGCTCCGGATCAGGTTGATGAAGCATATCGCCGATCAGGCAGTCCTGATTTGATTGGCGAGGACTATTTGAGAGAATCTCTGATGTGTCCTTCCTGTTACGTTGTTGAAGGCTTTGGCGGCGACGGCGATACAAAAAGCCCGATGCCGGTTATTTCCAAGCCTCCGATCAGCTTGACTCCGGTTGAGTTGAATGCGGTAATCGCCTTCCTGCAGTCTATGGATACGCCGGGCGATTTCTCCAAGGTAACGGTTCCTCTCCCAACTGCTCAGGCTGAAGCTCCGGCTGAAGATTCTGGTAGTGATGAAGAGGCTCCAACGTTTGTGACAGGTAATGAGCCTGTTGAAGAAATCATTAATACGCTGGGTTGTCCTTTGTGTCATGTGATTCCTGGCGTTGAAGGCGCGTTGGGCGCTTTGGGACCTCCGTTGCATGAGGCCACCAATGCACCGAACCGCATCAAAGATCCAAACTATAAAGGGAAGGCTACGAACACCAAGGAGTATGTCCGGGAATCCATTCTCGATCCGAGTGCGTTCGTAGTGTTCAATGAAGAAGCTGGGGAGCCTTACGCAGATGGATTGATGCCCCAGGATTTTAAAAACAAGCTGTCAGTGCAGGCGATTGATAAGCTGGTTGATTTTATCAGCCAAACCAAAGCTGAGGGCTAA